In a genomic window of Glycine max cultivar Williams 82 chromosome 13, Glycine_max_v4.0, whole genome shotgun sequence:
- the LOC100499735 gene encoding uncharacterized protein LOC100499735 yields the protein MADEANRTAFLEIQSRMIDTTGKIKQVQTQMRSKEAEKKRAFLTMEELKQVPDDTNVYKSIGRMFVLETKATLMNEQETKFKDGEASITALQSSKEYLEKQMAEVETNLRELLQQDPGLARQIMSMNVV from the exons ATGGCAGACGAAGCTAACAGAACT GCTTTCCTTGAAATTCAAAGTCGCATGATCGATACTACTGGAAAAATAAAACAG GTGCAAACCCAGATGCGTTCCAAAGAAGCAGAAAAAAAGCGTGCTTTTCTGACCATGGAGGAGCTGAAGCAAGTTCCTGATGATACGAATGTTTACAAATCCATTG gaAGAAT GTTTGTATTGGAGACCAAGGCAACATTAATGAATGAACAGGAGACCAAGTTTAAGGATGGTGAAGCTTCAATTACTGCATTACAG AGCTCAAAAGAATACTTGGAAAAACAGATGGCAGAGGTGGAAACCAATTTGAGAGAACTGCTACAACAAGATCCTGGTCTTGCTAGGCAAATCATGTCTATGAATGTAGTGTAA
- the LOC100786364 gene encoding protein LONG AFTER FAR-RED 3 isoform X1, producing MDFVVLLHIFVFAPILFCITFLSLPLPSPTYFLAWKSQLSQPVADLVLRNGVIYTSDDSLPFADSMAVANGRVLCVGNRSFVQEFEGYGTQVLDLGGKVVVPGFIDSHVHFIDGGLQMMQVKLRGVNKKEEFIRRIKDAAQSTKQGSWILGGGWNNDLWGGDLPAASWINDVTPNNPVWLSRVDGHMGLANSVALTLAGITNLTDDPRGGTILRTANGEPTGVLIDSARTLVTSQIPEDSVDDRREALHRASNLALTRGVTTVVDMGRYYPGFSTELSWDDFSDVYQWANSMSKMKIRVCLFFSMETWSRLVGVINRVGHALSEWIYIGGVKAFADGSLGSNSALLYEPYVDDPDNYGLQVTELEALLNMTTESDLNGLQVAIHAIGDKANDLILDMYGLVASTNGMRDRRFRIEHAQQLAAGTPGRFGKQRVVASMQPDQLLDDADSTSKKLGKDRAEKESYLFRSLLNNNALVAFGSDWPVVDINPLSGIKTAMKRRPPNWQSAWIPSECISLDDAIKAYTISAARASFLDKDLGSLSPGKLADFVILSTDSWKDFAEDASANVEETYVSGVRAYP from the exons ATGGACTTTGTTGTTCTCCTTCACATATTTGTCTTTGCTCCAATCCTTTTCTGCATCACTTTTCTGTCTCTGCCTCTTCCCAGCCCAACAT atttTTTGGCTTGGAAGTCACAGTTGTCTCAGCCAGTGGCTGATTTGGTTTTGAGGAATGGGGTGATATATACCAGTGATGATTCTCTCCCATTTGCAGATTCCATGGCAGTGGCCAATGGGAGGGTTCTTTGTGTCGGAAACCGTTCATTTGTCCAG GAATTCGAAGGATATGGAACTCAAGTTTTGGATCTTGGTGGGAAGGTTGTGGTTCCTGGGTTCATTGATTCCCATGTGCATTTCATTGATGGTGGATTGCAG ATGATGCAGGTGAAGCTGAGAGGTGTTAATAAAAAGGAAGAATTTATCAGAAGGATCAAAGATGCAGCACAAA GCACAAAACAAGGTTCCTGGATTTTGGGTGGTGGATGGAACAATGATCTATGGGGAGGAGATCTTCCAGCTGCCTCTTGGATCAATGATGTTACTCCTAATAATCCT GTTTGGCTGTCAAGAGTGGACGGCCACATGGGCTTGGCTAACTCAGTGGCACTTACGTTGGCTGGGATTACAAATTTAACAGATGATCCAAGAGGGGGAACTATATTGAGGACTGCCAATGGAG AACCTACTGGAGTATTAATTGATTCAGCGAGGACACTTGTTACGTCCCAGATTCCAGAGGATTCAGTAGATGATAGAAGGGAGGCATTGCATAGAGCAAGCAATCTTGCCCTAACAAGGGGGGTGACAACGGTTGTTGATATGGGAAGATATTATCCTGGGTTTTCAACCGAACTTTCTTGGGATGATTTTTCAG ATGTTTATCAATGGGCTAATTCTAtgtcaaaaatgaaaattagagtGTGTTTATTCTTTTCAATGGAGACATGGTCACGTTTGGTG GGTGTGATTAACAGAGTCGGACATGCCTTGAGCGAATGGATTTATATAGGTGGTGTCAAAGCTTTCGCTGATGGGTCTTTAGGTTCTAATAGTGCGTTGCTTTATGAG ccATATGTTGATGATCCTGACAATTATGGTCTACAAGTGACTGAGCTTGAAGCTCTTCTCAACATGACCACAGAGTCAGATTTAAATGGTCTACAG GTTGCTATTCATGCTATAGGGGACAAAGCAAATGACCTTATCTTGGACATGTATGGTTTAGTAGCTTCTACAAATGGAATGAGAGACCGACGATTCAGG ATTGAGCATGCCCAGCAGTTGGCAGCTGGAACCCCAGGTCGATTTGGAAAACAACGGGTTGTTGCTTCCATGCAG CCGGATCAATTGTTGGATGATGCAGACTCTACTAGCAAAAAGCTTGGCaaggatagggctgaaaaggaATCATATTTGTTTCGGTCACTCTTAAATAACAATGCATTAGTGGCATTTGGTTCTGACTGGCCA GTGGTAGATATCAATCCCTTAAGTGGTATTAAGACAGCAATGAAAAGGAGGCCCCCCAACTGGCAAAGTGCATGGATTCCATCTGAATGCATTTCATTAGATGATGCTATAAAAGC TTACACCATTTCTGCTGCTCGTGCAAGCTTCCTTGACAAAGATCTTGGATCCTTATCTCCAGGGAAACTGGCAGATTTTGTCATATTGTCCACTGATTCATGGAAAGACTTTGCTGAAGATGCATCTGCAAATGTTGAGGAAACATATGTTTCTGGTGTGAGAGCATATCCTTGA
- the LOC100786364 gene encoding protein LONG AFTER FAR-RED 3 isoform X2 produces the protein MDFVVLLHIFVFAPILFCITFLSLPLPSPTYFLAWKSQLSQPVADLVLRNGVIYTSDDSLPFADSMAVANGRVLCVGNRSFVQEFEGYGTQVLDLGGKVVVPGFIDSHVHFIDGGLQMMQVKLRGVNKKEEFIRRIKDAAQSTKQGSWILGGGWNNDLWGGDLPAASWINDVTPNNPVWLSRVDGHMGLANSVALTLAGITNLTDDPRGGTILRTANGEPTGVLIDSARTLVTSQIPEDSVDDRREALHRASNLALTRGVTTVVDMGRYYPGFSTELSWDDFSDVYQWANSMSKMKIRVCLFFSMETWSRLVGVINRVGHALSEWIYIGGVKAFADGSLGSNSALLYEPYVDDPDNYGLQVTELEALLNMTTESDLNGLQVAIHAIGDKANDLILDMYGLVASTNGMRDRRFRIEHAQQLAAGTPGRFGKQRVVASMQPDQLLDDADSTSKKLGKDRAEKESYLFRSLLNNNALVAFGSDWPVSGRYQSLKWY, from the exons ATGGACTTTGTTGTTCTCCTTCACATATTTGTCTTTGCTCCAATCCTTTTCTGCATCACTTTTCTGTCTCTGCCTCTTCCCAGCCCAACAT atttTTTGGCTTGGAAGTCACAGTTGTCTCAGCCAGTGGCTGATTTGGTTTTGAGGAATGGGGTGATATATACCAGTGATGATTCTCTCCCATTTGCAGATTCCATGGCAGTGGCCAATGGGAGGGTTCTTTGTGTCGGAAACCGTTCATTTGTCCAG GAATTCGAAGGATATGGAACTCAAGTTTTGGATCTTGGTGGGAAGGTTGTGGTTCCTGGGTTCATTGATTCCCATGTGCATTTCATTGATGGTGGATTGCAG ATGATGCAGGTGAAGCTGAGAGGTGTTAATAAAAAGGAAGAATTTATCAGAAGGATCAAAGATGCAGCACAAA GCACAAAACAAGGTTCCTGGATTTTGGGTGGTGGATGGAACAATGATCTATGGGGAGGAGATCTTCCAGCTGCCTCTTGGATCAATGATGTTACTCCTAATAATCCT GTTTGGCTGTCAAGAGTGGACGGCCACATGGGCTTGGCTAACTCAGTGGCACTTACGTTGGCTGGGATTACAAATTTAACAGATGATCCAAGAGGGGGAACTATATTGAGGACTGCCAATGGAG AACCTACTGGAGTATTAATTGATTCAGCGAGGACACTTGTTACGTCCCAGATTCCAGAGGATTCAGTAGATGATAGAAGGGAGGCATTGCATAGAGCAAGCAATCTTGCCCTAACAAGGGGGGTGACAACGGTTGTTGATATGGGAAGATATTATCCTGGGTTTTCAACCGAACTTTCTTGGGATGATTTTTCAG ATGTTTATCAATGGGCTAATTCTAtgtcaaaaatgaaaattagagtGTGTTTATTCTTTTCAATGGAGACATGGTCACGTTTGGTG GGTGTGATTAACAGAGTCGGACATGCCTTGAGCGAATGGATTTATATAGGTGGTGTCAAAGCTTTCGCTGATGGGTCTTTAGGTTCTAATAGTGCGTTGCTTTATGAG ccATATGTTGATGATCCTGACAATTATGGTCTACAAGTGACTGAGCTTGAAGCTCTTCTCAACATGACCACAGAGTCAGATTTAAATGGTCTACAG GTTGCTATTCATGCTATAGGGGACAAAGCAAATGACCTTATCTTGGACATGTATGGTTTAGTAGCTTCTACAAATGGAATGAGAGACCGACGATTCAGG ATTGAGCATGCCCAGCAGTTGGCAGCTGGAACCCCAGGTCGATTTGGAAAACAACGGGTTGTTGCTTCCATGCAG CCGGATCAATTGTTGGATGATGCAGACTCTACTAGCAAAAAGCTTGGCaaggatagggctgaaaaggaATCATATTTGTTTCGGTCACTCTTAAATAACAATGCATTAGTGGCATTTGGTTCTGACTGGCCAGTAA GTGGTAGATATCAATCCCTTAAGTGGTATTAA
- the LOC100777287 gene encoding beta-galactosidase: MMASSSLVVVGSLHLTSQNGYKVWEDPSFIKWRKRDPHVTLHCHESLEGSLKYWYQRNKVDFLASQSAVWNDDAVQGSLDCAAFWVKDLPFVKSLSGYWKFFIADSPNNVPTYFYESEFQDSGWKTLPVPSNWQLHGFDTPIYTNVVYPFPLDPPFIPVENPTGCYRTYFHIPKEWEGRRVLLHFEAVDSAFCAWINGHPVGYSQDSRLPAEFEITDFCHPCGSDLKNVLAVQVFRWCDGSYLEDQDQWRLSGIHRDVLLMAKPEVFITDYFFKSNLAEDFSCAEIMVEVKIDRLQETSKDNVLTNYSIEATLFDSGSWYTSDGNPDLLSSNVADIKLQSSSAPAQPLGFHGYVLTGKLKSPKLWSAEKPYLYTLVVVLKDRSGRIVDCESCPVGFRKVSKAHKQLLVNGHAVVIRGVNRHEHHPQVGKANIESCMIKDLVLMKQNNINAVRNSHYPQHPRWYELCDLFGMYMIDEANIETHHFDYSKHLKHPTMEPKWATSMLDRVIGMVERDKNHTCIISWSLGNESGFGTNHFALAGWIRGRDSSRVLHYEGGGSRTPCTDIVCPMYMRVWDMVKIANDPTETRPLILCEYSHAMGNSNGNLHIYWEAIDNTFGLQGGFIWDWVDQALVKVYEDGTKHWAYGGEFGDVPNDLNFCLNGLTFPDRTPHPVLHEVKYLYQPIKVALKEGKLEIKNTHFFQTTEGLEFSWSISADGYNLGSGLLGLVPIKPQSSHAVDWQSGPWYSLWASTDEEELFLTITAKLLNSTRWVEAGHIVSSAQVQLPTRRNIAPHVIDINGGTLVAETLGDTIVVKQQDAWDLTLNTKTGLVESWKVKGVHVMKKGILPCFWRAPIDNDKGGGSASYLSRWKAAGMDCLHFITESCSVQNITENSVRILVVFLGVTKGEDGSLSNQDKSKVLFTTEMAYTIYASGDVIIECNVKPNPDLPPLPRVGIELNVEKSLDQVTWYGRGPFECYPDRKAAALVAVYEHNVSELHVPYIVPGESSGRADVRWATFRNKDAFGIYASKYGSSPPMQMSASYYSTSELDRATHNEELIEGDSIEIHLDHKHMGLGGDDSWSPCVHEQYLIPPVPYSFSVRLCPVNPATSGHDIYKSQFQNS; this comes from the exons ATGatggcttcttcttctttggttgttgttggCTCTCTCCATCTTACTTCACAGAATGGTTACAAAGTGTGGGAAGATCCTTCTTTCATCAAGTGGAGGAAAAGGGACCCTCATGTTACCTTGCATTGCCATGAATCTCTTGAAG GATCTCTTAAATATTGGTATCAACGCAATAAAGTGGATTTTTTGGCTTCCCAGTCAGCTGTTTGGAATGATGATGCTGTTCAGGGGTCTCTTGACTGTGCTGCATTTTGGGTCAAAGATTTGCCTTTTGTCAAGTCCTTGTCTGGATATTGGAAATTTTTCATTGCTGACAGTCCCAACAATGTCCCTACTTATTTTTATGAAAGTGAGTTCCAGGATTCAGGGTGGAAAACTTTGCCAG TTCCTTCGAATTGGCAGTTACATGGATTTGACACTCCTATATATACGAACGTGGTGTATCCATTTCCACTAGATCCTCCTTTCATTCCTGTGGAAAATCCTACTGGCTGTTACAGAACGTACTTCCACATTCCTAAAGAATGGGAGG GTAGAAGAgttttgttgcattttgaagCAGTTGATTCTGCCTTTTGTGCATGGATAAATGGGCATCCTGTTGGATATAG CCAAGACAGCAGACTACCTGCAGAGTTTGAAATTACCGATTTTTGCCATCCCTGTGGTTCAGACCTTAAGAATGTTTTAGCCGTTCAAGTGTTTAGATGGTGTGATGGTTCTTACCTTGAAGACCAGGACCAATGGAGGTTATCTGGTATCCACCGTGATGTTCTTCTTATGGCAAAGCCGGAG GTATTTATTACTGACTACTTTTTCAAATCAAACCTTGCCGAAGATTTTTCTTGCGCAGAGATAATG GTTGAAGTAAAAATAGATAGATTACAAGAGACATCCAAGGATAATGTTCTCACAAACTACTCTATAGAAGCTACATTGTTTGATTCTGGAAGCTGGTACACCTCTGACGGGAATCCTGATCTCCTTTCATCTAACGTGGCAGACATAAAGCTCCAATCATCAAGTGCACCAGCACAACCATTAGGGTTTCATGGCTATGTTCTTACAGGGAAACTGAAATCGCCAAAGCTTTGGTCCGCAGAAAAA CCATACCTCTATACCCTAGTTGTTGTCCTGAAAGATAGATCTGGCCGCATTGTTGACTGTGAATCATGTCCAGTAGGGTTTAGAAAAGTATCTAAAGCCCACAAACAACTGCTTGTTAATGGACATGCAGTTGTAATAAGAGGTGTGAACAGGCATGAACATCATCCACAAGTGGGGAAGGCAAACATAGAATCCTGCATGATCAAG GATTTGGTCTTAATGAAGCAAAACAATATTAATGCTGTGAGGAACAGCCATTATCCCCAACATCCACGTTGGTATGAGCTATGTGATTTGTTTGGCATGTACATGATAGATGAAGCCAATATTGAGACACATCATTTTGACTATTCTAAACATCTCAAGCATCCCACTATGGAACCAAAGTGGGCAACTTCAATGCTGGATCGTGTGATCGGCATGGTTGAGAGAGATAAAAATCACACATGTATTATCTCCTGGTCTTTAGGGAATGAATCTGGATTTGGAACAAATCATTTTGCTTTAGCTG GTTGGATTCGGGGAAGAGATTCATCTCGGGTATTGCATTATGAAGGAGGTGGATCCAGGACTCCGTGCACTGATATTGTGTGTCCTATGTATATGCGTGTTTGGGACATGGTGAAAATAGCCAATGATCCAACTGAAACACGTCCTCTGATACTGTGCGA GTATTCACATGCAATGGGAAACAGTAATGGGAATCTACATATATATTGGGAAGCAATTGACAACACTTTTGGACTCCAAGGAGGCTTTATTTGGGATTGGGTTGATCAA GCCTTGGTGAAAGTTTATGAAGATGGTACCAAGCATTGGGCATATGGAGGTGAATTTGGGGATGTTCCCAATGACTTGAATTTCTGTTTGAATGGCCTCACATTTCCTGATCGAACTCCTCATCCTGTTTTACATG AGGTTAAGTACTTATACCAACCAATCAAGGTGGCTTTAAAGGAAGGAAAATTGGAG ataaaaaatactcatttttttcaaacaacaGAAGGATTGGAGTTCAGCTGGTCTATTTCTGCAGATGGATACAACCTTGGATCTGGTCTTTTGGGCCTTGTCCCTATAAAGCCCCAGAGTAGTCATGCTGTTGATTGGCAATCAGGTCCATGGTATTCCCTATGGGCTTCAACAGATGAAGAAGAACTATTCCTGACTATAACAGCTAAACTTTTGAACTCCACACGCTGGGTTGAAGCTGGTCATATTGTTTCATCTGCTCAAGTTCAATTGCCTACCAGGAGAAACATTGCACCTCAT GTTATTGATATTAATGGTGGCACTCTGGTTGCTGAAACACTAGGAGATACAATCGTAGTCAAACAGCAAGATGCTTGGGATTTGACTTTGAATACTAAAACAGGTTTAGTTGAAAGCTGGAAG GTTAAAGGAGTGCATGTTATGAAAAAGGGCATCCTCCCATGTTTCTGGCGAGCTCCTATCGATAATGACAAAGGAGGAGGTTCAGCCAGTTATTTGTCCAGGTGGAAAGCAGCTGGAATGGACTGCCTCCACTTTATTACTGAGAGCTGTTCTGTGCAAAATATTACGGAGAACTCAGTTAGAATATTGGTGGTTTTTCTTGGTGTTACCAAGGGCGAGGATGGTTCTCTCTCCAACCAAGACAAGTCAAAGGTTTTATTTACAACAGAAATGGCATATACAATTTATGCTTCTGGGGATGTCATTATAGAATGCAATGTGAAACCAAACCCTGATCTTCCTCCTTTGCCACGTGTGGGAATCGAGTTAAATGTGGAAAAGTCTTTGGATCAAGTAACTTGGTATGGAAGAGGACCATTTGAGTGTTATCCAGATAGAAAAGCTGCAGCCCTGGTTGCAGTCTATGAACATAATGTTAGTGAGTTGCATGTTCCTTATATTGTTCCGGGGGAATCTTCAGGTAGGGCAGATGTTAGATGGGCAACATTCAGAAACAAAGATGCTTTTGGAATATATGCTTCTAAGTATGGTAGCTCTCCACCCATGCAAATGAGTGCAAGTTACTACAGCACCTCGGAACTTGACCGTGCGACACACAATGAAGAGCTCATTGAAGGAGATAGCATTGAG ATTCATCTAGATCACAAGCACATGGGATTGGGTGGAGATGATAGTTGGTCGCCATGTGTCCACGAACAGTATTTGATTCCTCCTGTGCCATACTCATTCTCTGTTAGGCTGTGCCCAGTAAATCCAGCCACTTCTGGTCATGACATCTACAAATCCCAGTTTCAAAACTCTTGA